TCCGTGGCTTCGGCGCCGCCCTGTCCGCCCATGCGGTAGAGGCTGGCGGCGCGGGCCTCATCATGTGGCACGCCAAAGCCGTTTTCGTACATCACCCCAAGGTTGGTCATCGCCAGGGTCAGCCCCTGATCGGCGGCGGCGGTGAACAGGGCCACTGCGCGTTCGTAATCCTGCGGCACACCCGATCCGCGTGCATAAAGCAGGCCAAGGTTGTTCTGTGCCCGGGCATTGCCTGCTTCGGCGGGGCCTGCGTACAGCGCGCGCGCGCGCTCGAGGTCCTGCGCCACGCCGCGCCCGTTCTGATACAGCACCCCCAGGCTGACGGCGGCGTCCTCATGCCCGGCATCGGCGGCCCGTTGATAAAGGACTGCGGCACTGGCCAGCGCTTCGGGTGAATCAGGATCCTGTTCCAGCACAGAGGCGTAATCAAAAAGGTATTGCGGATTGCCGCTGTCGGCAGCAGCACCAAGCCAGCGCAGGGCGGCGGCGCGGTCCGCTTTGACACCCAGCCCGGCGTGGGCATAGCGCCCCAGCGCGTTTTGGGCCTGCGGGTCGCCAGCCTGCGCGGCACGGCTGTACCAGGCGGCGGCCTCGGCATAGTTCTGCGGCACGCCCGTGCCGGTGTGATAGCGTTCTGCCAAGGCAATCTGGGCGGCGATATCACCTCCGGTCGCGGCCTGTTGCAGGCTGGCAATATCGGTCTGGCCCAGATCCTGCGCGGCCAGCGGTGTGGTAACTATCAGCGCCAGCAGCACCGCCCGGTACACGCGCCGTGTCAGGCCCGAAAACGCGCCCGCTCTCATTGCCCTGTCACCACACTCTGTTCGGTCTGCGGCATCATCTTTGCCTGCGCTGCGTACAGATCGCGGGCGCGGGTCTGCGCCTGGGCAATCTGTTCGGGGGTCATCAGGGCGGCGATCACATCGCGTGTCTCGCTTGCCCCTGCATTGCCCCCCGCAGCAGCGAGGTTGAGCCAGCTGTGCGCGGTGACGTAATCCTGCTCCAGCCCGTAATCGCCTGTGGCCCAGGCCTGCCCCAGCAGCGCCTGGGCGGCGGTCTCTCCGGCCTCGGCGGCGGCGGTCAGCAAGGCGATGCCGTCTGCAGAGCGGTCAGGATCGGACAGCAGTTCCTGCCCCAGAGCGAGCTGCGCGGTGCGCATCCCCTCGTCCGCGCGGCTTTGCAGCCAGTCCCCGGCGCCGTCCTCATCCTGCTGCATCGCCAGCAGCACCCAGGGCACCGCCCGTTGCGGCGCGACTCGTCCGTCAAGCAGGCCCGCCACCGCCATCTGCCCCAGCCGCAGCCGGGCACTTGGTTCTTCGGCTGTGGCGGCGCTGCGATACAGTTTGATCGCGGCGTCCAGATCCTGCGGCAGACCGCGACCTTCTTCGGTCAGCTGGCCCAGTGCGGTCATGGCGCGGGGGATTTCAGCCTGTACACCGCGCCGGTACCATTGCACTGCCAGCGCGTCATCCTGCGCAAGGCCGGTGCCGTTGGTATAGGCCGAGCCCAGATTGAGGATCGCGCCCGGCTCTCCGGCCTTGGCTGCGGGTTCGAGCCAGCGCAGCGCCTCGTCCGGGTTGGCGTCGACGCCGTCGCCGGTCAGATAACGGGTGCCCAGGATGCGCTGTGCCCGCGGCATCCCGGCCTCGGCGGCGCGGCGGTACCAGCGCAGCGCCGCGACGCGGTCCTGCGCAACCCCCCCGCCGGTCTCGAGCGCATTGGCCATAAAATACTGCGCCTCGATATGGCCCGCATCGGCGGCCTTTTCGAGCCAGCGCAGCCCCTCTTCGTTGCTCTGTTCGGTGCCGGTGCCGCTGGAATAGGCCTTGGCCAGCTCGTATTGCGCGGCGACATAGTC
The DNA window shown above is from Puniceibacterium sp. IMCC21224 and carries:
- a CDS encoding SEL1-like repeat protein, with the protein product MRFRLPLLPLSLLLTSLSIPLSAQEVPAETVAPEPQVDADTAGDASALPSMAEVEQAWQRGDFIFVRDGLKQLAEETGTPLAQYRYARVLVEGRGGPRDMTAALEWLQKAVAQNHSEAATLLARLLLRGDAVGAPYDPERAATLLASAAARGQAEAQYYLAQLSQSGTGTPQDPQAAFNWFLAAAEQDYVAAQYELAKAYSSGTGTEQSNEEGLRWLEKAADAGHIEAQYFMANALETGGGVAQDRVAALRWYRRAAEAGMPRAQRILGTRYLTGDGVDANPDEALRWLEPAAKAGEPGAILNLGSAYTNGTGLAQDDALAVQWYRRGVQAEIPRAMTALGQLTEEGRGLPQDLDAAIKLYRSAATAEEPSARLRLGQMAVAGLLDGRVAPQRAVPWVLLAMQQDEDGAGDWLQSRADEGMRTAQLALGQELLSDPDRSADGIALLTAAAEAGETAAQALLGQAWATGDYGLEQDYVTAHSWLNLAAAGGNAGASETRDVIAALMTPEQIAQAQTRARDLYAAQAKMMPQTEQSVVTGQ
- a CDS encoding SEL1-like repeat protein encodes the protein MRAGAFSGLTRRVYRAVLLALIVTTPLAAQDLGQTDIASLQQAATGGDIAAQIALAERYHTGTGVPQNYAEAAAWYSRAAQAGDPQAQNALGRYAHAGLGVKADRAAALRWLGAAADSGNPQYLFDYASVLEQDPDSPEALASAAVLYQRAADAGHEDAAVSLGVLYQNGRGVAQDLERARALYAGPAEAGNARAQNNLGLLYARGSGVPQDYERAVALFTAAADQGLTLAMTNLGVMYENGFGVPHDEARAASLYRMGGQGGAEATEPTTADFVYDPRLAPPPQDAEALQTLEAAAQAGDPVAQIQTGWLLANLAEPTQVSWQAAAGYFAAAATKGHAASMANLAQLYVLGRAVPQDYVLAQMWLVLAGSAGLPEAAERGAALATRMTPAQINEAQARAEALWQGGLQRPEDPAGGQP